Proteins from one Desmodus rotundus isolate HL8 chromosome 9, HLdesRot8A.1, whole genome shotgun sequence genomic window:
- the CILP2 gene encoding cartilage intermediate layer protein 2 translates to MASLPPLLCLCVAAAHLAGVRGTTPIEESTETMWGLEGSSLRPGLPSPALEDWEEASEWTSWFNVDHPGGDGDFESLAAIRFYYGPARVCQQPLALEARTTDWALPSTVGERVHLNPMRGFWCLNREQPRGRRCSNYHVRFRCPLEAAWGAWGPWGPCSGSCGPGRRLRRRHCPSPNGDTCPGRPLEAQKCVRPRCPGCSLNACRCPSHILLGSVVTPSGRPLPGARVSMRDWPGTVTASDAHGTFRMPGVCANSRTNVSAKMDGFFAGVAQAQANSSTSAVVTIVLDKLEKPYLVKHPESRVREAGQNVTFCCKASGNPVPKKYSWFHNGTLLDRREHRYGAHLELRGLSPDQAGTYHCKAWNDAGSVHSGSARLIVLAPGQPACDPQPREHLIKLPDDCSQPGTGPAYLDVGLCPDTLCPSPAGSSPRCGDPGSRCCSVRRLESREVHCSSYVLPVKVVAECGCQKCLPPRGLVRGRVVAADSGEPLRFAQILLGGKPIGFTSYQGDFTIEVPPSTQRLVVTFVEPSGDFMDTVRVLPFDPRGAGVYHDVKAMRKKAPVILDASQTNMLPLGELEEEPPLGELVFPPGAFRRADGEPYSGAVEARVTFVDPRDLTSAAAAPSDLRFVDSDGDLAPLRTYGMFAVDLRAAGSTEQLWAGPLAVRVAAGQIRMAGHMEALKLWSLNPDTGLWEEESSFQREGSGAARVRREERVFLVGNVEIRERRLFNLDVPERRRCFVKVRAYANEKFAPSEQVEGVVITLVNLEPAPGYSANPRAWGRFDSAVTGPNGACLPAFCDADQPDAYTALVTATLGGEELEPAPSRPRPLPATVGVAQPYLDKLGYRRTDHDDPALKRNGFRINLAKPRPGDSTEVNGPVYPWRSLRECQEAPVTASHFRFARMEVDKYEYNVVPFREGAPASWTGDLLAWWPNPQEFRACFLKVKVQGPQEYMVRSHNVGGSHPRTRGQLYGLRDVRSVRDPQRPGTSAACVEFKCSGMLFDQRQVDRTLVTIMPQGSCRRVAVSGLLRDYLARHPPLAPADDPATFAMLAPLDPLGHNYGVYTVTDQSPRLAKEIAIGRCFDGSSDGFSREMKADAGTAVTFQCREPAAGRPSLFQRLLESPETALGDIRREMSQVAQAQAQARAEGPLRTRRGRAWQ, encoded by the exons ATGGCGTCACTGCCGCCACTGCTGTGCCTCTGTGTTGCCGCCGCGCACCTGGCGGGGGTCCGAG GCACCACCCCCATTGAGGAGTCCACGGAGACCATGTGGGGTCTTGAAGGTTCATCGCTGCGCCCTGGCCTGCCCTCGCCAGCCCTGGAGGACTGGGAAG AGGCCAGCGAGTGGACGTCCTGGTTCAATGTGGACCATCCGGGCGGCGACGGCGACTTCGAGAGCCTGGCAGCAATCCGCTTCTATTACGGGCCGGCGCGTGTGTGCCAGCAGCCGCTGGCGCTGGAGGCTCGCACCACTGACTGGGCCCTGCCGTCCACTGTCGGCGAGCGTGTGCACTTGAACCCCATGCGCGGTTTCTGGTGCCTCAACCGCGAGCAGCCGCGCGGCCGCCGCTGCTCCAACTACCACGTGCGCTTCCGCTGCCCGCTGG AGGCCGCGTGGGGCGCGTGGGGCCCGTGGGGTCCCTGTTCAGGGAGCTGCGGGCCAGGTCGTCGTTTGCGCCGCCGCCACTGCCCAAGCCCCAATGGGGATACATGTCCTGGTCGTCCCCTGGAGGCGCAGAAGTGTGTGCGACCTCGCTGtccag GGTGCAGCCTCAACGCGTGCAGATGCCCCAGTCACATCCTTCTGGGCTCAGTGGTCACGCCATCTGGCCGACCGCTCCCAGGGGCCAGGGTCTCCATGAGAGACTGGCCTGGCACTGTGACCGCCAGCGATGCCCACGGAACCTTCCGGATGCCTGGAGTCTGTGCCAACAGCCGGACCAATGTCAGTGCCAAAATGGATGGCTTCTTTGCTGgtgtggcccaggcccaggccaacAGCTCCACATCTGCTGTGGTCACTATTGTTCTCGATAAGCTGG AAAAGCCATACCTGGTGAAGCACCCTGAGTCCCGAGTGCGAGAAGCAGGCCAGAATGTGACCTTCTGCTGCAAAGCCTCAGGCAACCCCGTGCCCAAGAAGTACTCCTG GTTCCACAATGGGACCCTGCTGGACAGGCGAGAGCACAGGTATGGGGCCCACCTGGAGCTGCGGGGACTGAGCCCAGACCAGGCAGGCACTTACCACTGCAAAGCATGGAATGACGCGGGCTCTGTGCACTCGGGTTCCGCCAGGCTCATTGTGCTTG CCCCCGGACAGCCAGCCTGTGACCCCCAGCCTCGTGAGCACCTGATCAAACTCCCAGATGACTGCAGTCAGCCAGGCACTGGCCCTGCCTATCTGGATGTGGGTCTCTGCCCTGacaccctctgccccagccccgcaGGCTCTAGCCCCAGGTGTGGGGACCCAGGCTCCCGTTGCTGCTCTGTGCGCCGCCTGGAAAGCAGGGAGGTTCACTGCTCCAGCTATGTCCTTCCTGTCAAGGTGGTGGCTGAGTGTGGCTGCCAGAAATGCCTGCCCCCTCGAGGGCTGGTCCGGGGACGCGTGGTGGCCGCTGACTCGGGGGAGCCCCTGCGCTTTGCCCAGATCCTGCTGGGTGGCAAGCCCATTGGATTTACCTCCTACCAGGGAGACTTCACCATCGAGGTGCCGCCCTCTACCCAGCGGCTGGTGGTGACTTTCGTGGAACCCAGCGGCGATTTCATGGACACTGTCAGGGTCCTGCCTTTTGACCCTCGAGGTGCTGGTGTGTATCACGACGTCAAGGCCATGCGGAAGAAAGCCCCTGTCATCTTAGATGCCAGCCAGACCAACATGCTCCCCCTCGGGGAGCTGGAAGAAGAGCCTCCTTTGGGTGAACTAGTCTTCCCACCCGGAGCCTTCCGCAGAGCCGATGGAGAACCCTATTCGGGAGCTGTGGAGGCTCGGGTGACCTTCGTGGACCCCCGAGATCTCACCTCGGCGGCTGCCGCCCCCAGTGACCTGCGTTTTGTGGACAGTGATGGCGATTTGGCCCCACTGCGTACCTATGGCATGTTCGCGGTAGACCTCCGGGCCGCTGGCTCCACTGAACAGCTGTGGGCCGGTCCCCTGGCTGTGCGTGTGGCCGCTGGCCAGATCCGTATGGCGGGCCATATGGAGGCCCTCAAGCTGTGGTCGCTGAACCCCGACACAGGTTTGTGGGAAGAGGAGAGCAGTTTCCAGCGCGAGGGATCAGGGGCCGCACGGGTCCGCCGGGAAGAGAGAGTCTTCCTGGTGGGCAACGTGGAGATCCGCGAGCGGCGTCTGTTCAACCTAGACGTGCCTGAGCGCCGCCGCTGCTTCGTGAAGGTGCGTGCCTACGCTAACGAGAAGTTCGCCCCTAGCGAGCAGGTAGAGGGCGTGGTGATCACGCTGGTTAACCTGGAGCCAGCTCCCGGCTACTCTGCCAATCCCCGCGCCTGGGGCCGGTTCGATAGTGCGGTTACAGGCCCCAATGGcgcctgcctccctgccttctGTGATGCAGACCAGCCAGACGCCTACACAGCCCTGGTCACGGCCACCCTGGGTGGGGAGGAACTGGAGCCCGCCCCCTCCAGACCTCGCCCTCTCCCGGCCACCGTGGGCGTGGCACAGCCCTACCTGGACAAGCTGGGGTACCGCCGCACCGACCACGACGACCCAGCGCTGAAACGAAACGGCTTCCGCATCAACCTCGCCAAACCCAGGCCTGGTGACTCCACTGAAGTCAACGGCCCCGTGTACCCGTGGCGCAGCCTGCGGGAGTGCCAGGAGGCCCCAGTGACCGCCAGCCACTTCCGTTTTGCACGAATGGAGGTGGACAAGTACGAGTACAACGTTGTCCCATTCCGAGAGGGCGCGCCAGCCTCCTGGACTGGAGATCTCCTGGCCTGGTGGCCCAACCCACAGGAGTTCCGGGCCTGCTTCCTCAAGGTTAAGGTCCAAGGGCCGCAAGAGTACATGGTACGCTCCCACAACGTGGGGGGCAGCCACCCACGCACTCGGGGCCAGCTCTACGGGCTGCGGGATGTCCGCAGCGTCCGAGACCCGCAGCGCCCTGGAACGTCTGCTGCCTGCGTGGAGTTCAAGTGCAGTGGAATGCTGTTTGACCAGCGACAGGTGGACAGGACGCTGGTGACCATCATGCCCCAGGGCAGCTGTCGTCGTGTGGCTGTCAGTGGGCTCCTCCGGGATTACTTGGCCCGGCATCCCCCACTGGCCCCAGCTGATGACCCGGCCACCTTTGCCATGCTGGCTCCGCTGGACCCTCTGGGTCACAACTACGGTGTCTACACGGTCACCGACCAGAGCCCAAGGCTGGCCAAGGAGATCGCCATTGGCCGCTGCTTCGATGGCTCCTCCGACGGCTTCTCCAGGGAGATGAAGGCTGACGCGGGCACAGCTGTCACATTCCAGTGCCGGGAGCCGGCGGCTGGCCGGCCCAGCCTCTTCCAGAGGCTGCTGGAGTCCCCGGAGACAGCACTTGGAGACATCCGCAGGGAGATGAGCCaggtggcccaggcccaggcccaggcccgaGCTGAGGGTCCCCTCCGTACCCGccggggcagggcctggcagtgA